In Clostridium swellfunianum, a genomic segment contains:
- a CDS encoding Hsp33 family molecular chaperone HslO encodes MKNYILKTLAYNKQVRIFFMENTDMIKEICNRKNISKTLKTALGKTVSAATLISGTLKGNQRVSIKINASNRNYKIFADVDSSGNIRGYINDALLNAPLGNTNILSVEELIGDKGSIQVLKDLGMHSIFTGITDMPYGNIVDDFSYFFKQSEQTDSFFSVNMIYNENNEIALCRGIMAQLLPGGHSSLIDDIQKIFSENQSILLNLGRKENFKEIPYLLFKDIEIVEHYPVQFLCGCSKEAFYPMLYSLNKEELAHAYKSEKSMEIVCNVCGEKYSFSPQEIENLVR; translated from the coding sequence ATGAAAAACTATATTTTAAAAACATTAGCCTATAATAAGCAAGTGCGTATTTTTTTTATGGAAAATACAGATATGATAAAAGAAATCTGTAATCGTAAAAATATAAGTAAGACTTTAAAAACTGCACTGGGCAAAACTGTATCAGCTGCAACTTTAATATCCGGAACCTTAAAAGGGAATCAGAGGGTTAGTATAAAGATTAATGCAAGCAATCGAAATTATAAAATTTTTGCGGATGTGGATTCTAGTGGGAATATCCGTGGTTACATTAATGACGCATTATTAAATGCACCTTTAGGCAATACAAATATTTTGTCCGTTGAAGAATTAATAGGGGACAAAGGCTCAATTCAAGTATTAAAAGATTTAGGAATGCACAGTATTTTTACAGGAATAACAGATATGCCCTATGGAAATATTGTTGATGATTTTTCATATTTTTTTAAACAAAGTGAGCAGACTGATTCTTTTTTCTCAGTAAATATGATTTATAATGAAAATAATGAAATTGCTTTATGTAGAGGTATAATGGCTCAACTGCTCCCTGGCGGTCATAGTAGTCTTATTGATGATATTCAGAAAATTTTTTCTGAAAACCAGTCGATTTTATTAAATTTGGGAAGGAAGGAGAATTTCAAAGAAATCCCTTACCTATTATTTAAAGATATTGAAATAGTTGAACACTATCCAGTTCAATTCCTTTGCGGGTGTTCTAAAGAAGCTTTTTATCCTATGCTATATTCTCTAAATAAGGAAGAGTTGGCTCATGCATATAAAAGTGAAAAGTCAATGGAGATTGTATGTAATGTTTGTGGAGAGAAATACTCTTTTAGTCCTCAGGAGATAGAAAATCTTGTAAGATAG
- a CDS encoding macrolide 2'-phosphotransferase → MSKTNREVIEIAIKHGLVLKEDTLVFNESGLDFLAIFATDQQGNEWVLRVPRRDDVMPRTKVEKQALDLVNRYSNNFQAPNWVIYTDELIAYKKLDGVPAGTIDHNIGNYVWEIDINNVPESFHKSLGRVLAELHRIPSDKASEFGLSVQTPEQARVSMKQRMDDVKAKFDVGEKLWNRWQAWINDDEMWPKKTGLIHGDVHAGHTMIDKEATVTGLIDWTEAKVTDISNDFVFHYRAFGEEALEALILAYKEAGGYCWTKMKEHIIELVAAYPVSIAEFAMISGAPEYVQMAKKALEVKDS, encoded by the coding sequence ATGAGTAAAACAAATAGAGAAGTTATTGAAATTGCAATAAAACATGGATTAGTTCTAAAGGAAGATACTTTAGTATTTAATGAATCAGGGCTTGACTTTTTAGCAATATTTGCTACTGATCAGCAAGGCAATGAATGGGTTCTTCGCGTTCCTAGACGTGATGATGTAATGCCAAGGACAAAAGTTGAAAAGCAGGCTTTAGATTTGGTGAATCGATATAGTAATAACTTTCAAGCACCAAACTGGGTCATTTACACAGATGAGTTAATAGCATACAAAAAGTTAGATGGTGTACCAGCAGGAACTATAGATCATAATATAGGAAACTATGTTTGGGAGATAGATATCAACAATGTTCCAGAATCATTTCACAAGTCTCTTGGTAGAGTGTTAGCAGAGCTACATAGAATACCTAGTGATAAAGCTAGTGAATTCGGTTTATCAGTGCAAACACCGGAACAGGCAAGAGTATCAATGAAGCAGCGTATGGATGATGTAAAAGCAAAGTTTGATGTGGGTGAGAAGCTATGGAACAGGTGGCAGGCATGGATTAATGATGATGAAATGTGGCCTAAGAAAACAGGGCTAATCCATGGAGATGTTCATGCAGGACATACTATGATTGATAAAGAGGCTACTGTGACTGGATTAATTGACTGGACTGAAGCTAAGGTTACAGATATATCAAATGACTTTGTTTTTCATTATAGAGCATTCGGAGAAGAAGCACTAGAAGCCTTGATTCTTGCTTATAAAGAAGCGGGTGGATATTGCTGGACTAAGATGAAAGAGCATATTATTGAACTGGTTGCAGCGTATCCAGTATCAATTGCTGAGTTTGCAATGATATCTGGTGCTCCGGAATATGTTCAGATGGCGAAGAAAGCGTTAGAAGTAAAAGATTCGTAA
- a CDS encoding MerR family transcriptional regulator, translating to MIVQNRTWKVGELSKLAGLTIRTLHHYDEIGLLSPTFRTDSGHRLYAEDDIVKLQQIMSLKELDFSLDEIKEFFENPEYNPKEIIEMQIERLNQEIKLKEELMLQLQELWEVFNSLKKPNLEQFISSIQLIKNQKDYFTQEQINIMKKQYGKLNNIDSDKFAYNWNEINYLLQSEMEKGTSVYNPRVIELVKRWKEEMDFFTGGDSGIMHSAERYYTDNPHAAKGSGMSGELYKYIKDILSHIK from the coding sequence ATGATAGTGCAGAATAGAACCTGGAAGGTAGGTGAGCTATCTAAGCTCGCAGGGCTTACAATAAGAACTCTTCATCATTACGATGAAATTGGTCTTCTAAGTCCCACGTTTCGAACAGACTCAGGTCATCGTTTATATGCAGAAGATGATATAGTGAAACTCCAGCAAATTATGTCACTGAAGGAATTAGATTTTTCTTTAGATGAAATTAAAGAATTTTTTGAGAATCCTGAATATAATCCAAAGGAAATTATTGAGATGCAGATTGAACGGTTAAACCAGGAAATTAAGCTGAAAGAAGAATTAATGCTGCAACTGCAGGAACTATGGGAAGTTTTCAATTCGCTGAAAAAACCAAATTTAGAACAGTTTATTAGTTCAATACAATTGATTAAGAATCAAAAGGATTATTTTACTCAAGAGCAAATAAATATAATGAAAAAGCAATATGGTAAGCTTAATAACATTGATTCAGATAAGTTTGCTTACAATTGGAATGAAATAAATTATTTACTTCAATCTGAAATGGAAAAGGGTACATCAGTATACAACCCAAGAGTCATTGAGTTGGTAAAGAGATGGAAGGAGGAAATGGATTTTTTTACAGGAGGAGATTCAGGGATTATGCACTCTGCTGAACGCTACTACACAGATAACCCTCATGCAGCAAAAGGAAGCGGCATGAGTGGAGAACTTTATAAATATATCAAGGATATATTGTCCCACATTAAATAG
- the ppsA gene encoding phosphoenolpyruvate synthase: protein MNPYVLSFQEIDKTMLSMVGGKGANLGELSKVNSIIVPEGFCVTTEAYKKITENNQELNDLLERLSQLRLEDREKVIEFSEKIRNVVEEISISKDIAENITAYITRFGEKAAYAVRSSATAEDLPTASFAGQQDTYLNIIGTESILKHISKCWASLFTERAVTYRIQNGFDHRKIYLSVVVQKMVFPEVSGILFTADPVTSNRKVLSIDASFGLGEALVSGLVNTDNYIVKSGKIVNKKISTKKLAIYASKDGGTREQNIELEEQNKQALTDDQILQLESMGRKIEEHFSCPQDIEWCLDNDIFYIVQSRPITTLYPIPEAKDEEKHVYISVGHQQMMTDPLKPLGIALMELISFGHRFKAGGRLFVDVAQMLASPDSRKMLLNNMGQHDPLIKDALMTIIERDFIKCLPDDKEQQSDHKNNEIKSSANSGLQFENNPSIVSDLIKKSQTSIEELKQNIQGKSGIDLIDFILEDIEELKRILFDPQSTAVFTAAMNASYWINKNMNEWLDEKNAADTLSQSVPNNITSEMGLALMDVSDAIRPYPEVIEYLQHAEDNNFLEELAKCNGGQEAREAILSYLDKYGMRCTGEIDITRPRFSEKPTTLVPMILSNIKNFKPNAGNQKFEQGRQEALKKEEELLERLKQLSDGEEKAKETKRMIDLIRNFIGYREYPKYGMVSRYFVYKQALLKEAERLVKANVIYENEDIYYLTFEEFREIVCTHKLDYAIINKRKDEYKLFEKLTPPRVITSDGEIITGKYKREGLPEGAIAGLSVSSGIIEGRARVILNMEDANLEDGDILVTSFTDPSWTPVFVAIKGLVTEVGGLMTHGAVIAREYGLPAVVGVENATKLIKDGQRIRVNGTEGYVEIL from the coding sequence ATGAATCCATACGTACTTAGCTTTCAAGAGATTGACAAAACAATGCTTTCAATGGTTGGTGGGAAAGGTGCTAATCTAGGGGAACTATCCAAGGTTAATAGCATCATAGTACCAGAGGGGTTTTGTGTTACCACAGAAGCATATAAAAAGATAACTGAAAATAATCAGGAGCTTAATGATTTATTGGAAAGATTATCACAACTTAGACTAGAGGATAGGGAAAAGGTTATTGAATTTAGCGAGAAAATTCGTAATGTCGTAGAAGAAATATCTATTTCTAAGGATATAGCAGAAAATATCACGGCTTATATCACAAGGTTTGGTGAAAAAGCTGCTTATGCAGTACGGTCAAGCGCAACTGCAGAGGATTTACCGACAGCCTCCTTTGCAGGTCAACAGGATACGTATTTGAACATTATAGGAACAGAGTCAATTCTAAAGCATATCAGTAAGTGTTGGGCATCGCTGTTTACCGAGAGGGCAGTAACTTACCGCATTCAAAATGGCTTTGATCATCGTAAAATATACCTGTCTGTGGTTGTTCAAAAGATGGTTTTTCCTGAAGTGTCAGGAATTTTATTTACTGCAGATCCAGTCACTTCTAATAGGAAAGTATTATCTATTGATGCCAGCTTTGGACTTGGTGAAGCTTTGGTTTCGGGCCTTGTTAATACTGATAATTATATAGTAAAGAGCGGTAAGATTGTTAATAAGAAGATATCCACTAAGAAGCTAGCTATTTATGCCTCAAAAGATGGTGGTACAAGAGAACAGAACATTGAGCTAGAAGAGCAGAATAAACAAGCTCTTACAGATGATCAAATTTTGCAGCTTGAGAGCATGGGCAGAAAAATCGAAGAGCATTTCAGCTGTCCGCAGGATATCGAATGGTGTTTAGATAATGATATATTTTATATAGTCCAGAGCCGTCCAATCACTACCTTATACCCCATACCTGAAGCAAAGGATGAGGAAAAACACGTTTATATATCTGTGGGCCATCAACAAATGATGACAGACCCATTAAAACCATTGGGAATAGCTTTAATGGAGCTAATATCTTTTGGCCACAGGTTTAAAGCTGGCGGAAGGTTGTTTGTTGATGTGGCTCAAATGCTGGCTTCACCCGATAGTAGAAAAATGCTATTAAATAACATGGGGCAACACGACCCTCTCATAAAAGACGCACTTATGACTATAATAGAACGAGATTTTATAAAATGTTTACCAGATGATAAAGAACAACAAAGTGACCATAAGAATAATGAAATTAAATCTTCTGCAAATTCAGGGTTACAGTTCGAAAACAATCCATCAATCGTGTCTGATTTGATTAAGAAGAGTCAAACATCCATAGAAGAGCTAAAACAAAACATTCAAGGAAAATCAGGAATAGACCTAATAGATTTTATACTAGAAGATATAGAGGAATTAAAAAGGATTTTATTTGATCCGCAAAGTACAGCTGTATTTACGGCTGCGATGAATGCTTCATATTGGATCAATAAAAATATGAACGAATGGTTGGATGAAAAAAACGCTGCAGATACGCTTTCTCAATCTGTACCAAACAATATTACCTCGGAAATGGGGCTGGCATTAATGGATGTGTCAGATGCTATTCGTCCTTATCCAGAAGTAATTGAGTATTTACAGCATGCAGAAGATAATAACTTTTTGGAGGAATTGGCTAAATGTAATGGCGGGCAGGAAGCTCGAGAAGCAATTTTATCTTATCTTGATAAATACGGAATGAGATGCACCGGAGAAATTGATATTACTAGACCCCGCTTCAGCGAAAAACCAACTACGCTTGTACCCATGATTCTAAGTAATATCAAAAATTTTAAGCCTAATGCTGGCAATCAAAAATTTGAGCAAGGGCGACAGGAAGCTTTGAAAAAGGAAGAGGAGCTATTAGAGCGATTGAAGCAATTATCGGATGGTGAAGAAAAAGCCAAAGAAACTAAACGGATGATCGATCTGATCCGGAATTTCATCGGATATAGAGAATACCCAAAATACGGCATGGTTAGCCGCTATTTTGTTTATAAACAGGCATTACTTAAAGAAGCCGAACGACTAGTAAAAGCAAACGTTATTTATGAAAATGAAGATATATATTACCTCACCTTTGAAGAATTTCGCGAAATAGTGTGCACACATAAACTAGATTATGCAATCATCAATAAGCGAAAAGATGAGTACAAATTATTCGAAAAACTAACTCCTCCGCGTGTTATCACCTCTGACGGTGAAATCATAACAGGTAAATACAAACGAGAGGGTCTACCAGAGGGTGCTATTGCAGGTCTGTCTGTTTCTTCTGGAATCATAGAGGGAAGAGCACGTGTAATCTTAAACATGGAAGATGCTAATTTAGAAGATGGAGATATATTAGTAACATCTTTTACTGACCCTAGCTGGACACCAGTTTTTGTAGCTATAAAAGGCTTGGTTACCGAAGTTGGCGGGCTGATGACTCATGGAGCAGTTATAGCACGTGAATATGGCTTGCCAGCAGTTGTGGGCGTAGAAAATGCTACCAAACTGATAAAAGATGGTCAGCGCATTCGGGTGAATGGAACAGAAGGATATGTAGAAATACTATAA
- a CDS encoding MarR family winged helix-turn-helix transcriptional regulator produces the protein MLVNRLIEMNFDENKKYKDWFGKPFNINDQIISLKKEEKIVLYYLYKYGESPMGDITSSFGFAHSTTNYVVKNLEAKELVSVNPSQNDNRVRLINLTPKGHDLLILLMDHLEKISLKIISDLFPIICSNLKNELTDEEEKVLDKLLTKIHTSIKNIE, from the coding sequence ATGCTGGTAAATAGATTAATAGAGATGAACTTTGATGAAAATAAAAAATATAAAGATTGGTTTGGTAAGCCTTTTAATATTAATGACCAAATTATATCCTTAAAAAAAGAAGAAAAAATAGTTTTATATTACTTATATAAATATGGTGAAAGTCCTATGGGAGATATTACTTCTTCTTTCGGGTTTGCTCACAGTACAACAAATTATGTAGTAAAAAATTTAGAAGCAAAGGAATTAGTTTCTGTAAATCCATCTCAAAATGATAATAGAGTTAGACTAATAAACTTAACTCCGAAAGGCCATGACTTGCTCATTTTATTAATGGATCATTTAGAAAAGATATCTCTAAAAATTATATCTGACCTATTCCCAATAATATGTAGCAATCTAAAAAATGAACTTACTGACGAAGAGGAAAAGGTTTTAGATAAATTATTAACTAAAATCCACACTTCAATTAAAAATATTGAATAA
- the mntR gene encoding transcriptional regulator MntR produces MSQYEFFTFSEYIRKDQDLLTPSAEDYMEMIYRLSSSNGFTRVNDLASALNVQPSSVSKMIHKLSEMKLVKYEKYGVIMLEASGVEIGKSLLKRHNLIEKFLKFLNVTEGLLLETEKIEHTINEEVLKGIKDLVDFFQDYPDLLERFNAYRKEKNKD; encoded by the coding sequence GTGTCTCAATATGAATTTTTTACTTTTAGTGAATATATAAGAAAAGACCAAGATTTATTAACTCCTTCAGCTGAAGATTATATGGAGATGATATATAGACTTTCAAGTAGTAATGGATTTACAAGAGTGAATGACCTTGCTTCAGCACTTAATGTTCAACCTTCTTCTGTGAGTAAAATGATACACAAATTGTCCGAAATGAAGCTTGTAAAGTACGAAAAATATGGTGTGATAATGCTTGAGGCAAGCGGAGTTGAAATCGGTAAATCACTACTTAAACGTCATAATTTAATAGAAAAGTTTCTAAAGTTTTTAAATGTTACAGAAGGTTTATTATTAGAAACTGAAAAAATTGAACACACAATAAATGAAGAAGTATTAAAAGGAATTAAAGATCTGGTAGATTTTTTTCAAGATTATCCTGACTTGCTTGAAAGGTTTAATGCTTATAGAAAAGAGAAAAATAAAGACTAA
- a CDS encoding TetR/AcrR family transcriptional regulator, whose product MPKFTEIEKERIKSEMMLVAHKFFITKGLKNTSIEDITSSVSIAKSSFYVFFESKEMLYLELLVFEGEEIERLVWPKVEKEKNVREAIKVYLYEMSSALESNILTQRLITNLDEYNMVTRKINPQYSATRTLRSIVPQMDFIKKNKELKKLIDEDIEVIAGVIRSALAMIIHKKDVGEKIYPKVQEILFNAVANELTK is encoded by the coding sequence ATGCCAAAATTCACAGAAATAGAGAAGGAAAGAATAAAATCTGAAATGATGCTAGTTGCGCATAAGTTTTTTATTACAAAGGGACTAAAAAATACATCTATTGAAGATATAACCTCTTCAGTATCTATAGCAAAAAGCAGCTTTTATGTTTTTTTTGAATCTAAGGAAATGCTTTATCTTGAGTTATTAGTTTTTGAAGGTGAAGAAATTGAAAGGTTAGTTTGGCCAAAAGTAGAAAAAGAGAAGAATGTACGTGAAGCAATAAAGGTTTATCTGTACGAAATGTCCTCCGCTCTGGAATCTAATATACTAACACAAAGACTAATAACTAATTTAGATGAGTATAATATGGTAACTAGAAAGATAAATCCACAATATTCAGCAACCAGGACATTAAGGAGTATTGTGCCACAAATGGATTTCATAAAGAAGAATAAGGAGTTAAAAAAATTAATAGATGAGGATATTGAGGTTATTGCAGGTGTTATTCGATCTGCTTTGGCAATGATTATTCATAAAAAGGACGTTGGTGAAAAAATTTATCCTAAAGTTCAAGAAATTCTTTTTAATGCAGTGGCAAATGAACTTACAAAATAA
- the bilR gene encoding bilirubin reductase, long form yields MNIFMPIKIGNVEIKNRIMFPPLTTSFEERGGIITPKAIEFYREIAKGGAGLIVVGDVSAVAAFSKTPTLHHDGLIEGHKNLTDAVHKEGSKIAAQIYYPEVDPDIITNEMKANGMPAALKLHHKLFNEYVNEVDKAGIEKIQNLIVDVAIRAKKAGYDILQLHGDRLIGMFCSPILNKRTDEYGGSFENRARFVLEVMDKLRAALPDMPIDYKMSIIRMNPRKGFGGPTLDEAKILVKWLEEKGVNSFHVALANHGELINTIPSMGMEPYGCFLDLSEEIKSVATVPVSCVGRILKPSMVRAILDTNKADIVALGRQLVADPNWPVKVLEGREDEIRYCIMCNKGCADRLLAHGSIECTVNPINGLEKEVLITKAENIKKVLVVGAGVAGLEAACVAAERGHKVIVLEKEDKLFGQLNIAMVPPNKSEMERLMEYYLKKLELLKVEVRTGVEATVDIVKELNCDEIIIATGATKFVPKFTGIENMKVVSAWDVLNGKEELNDRIAIIGAGFVGIETAEYIGERNKEAFIVELSDKILNGENVSNINAMMKNLRDHNIEIFKSHKLLSIEKDYIKVEHGEEVKELPCNMVVVAIGAKPEKTLSIKLNEAGISHHLIGDCKMDNARLIGEAIRDGFNLGVTL; encoded by the coding sequence ATGAATATTTTTATGCCTATTAAAATTGGAAATGTGGAGATAAAAAATAGAATTATGTTTCCGCCATTAACTACTTCTTTTGAGGAAAGAGGAGGAATTATTACGCCTAAAGCTATAGAATTTTATAGAGAAATAGCAAAAGGTGGTGCAGGGTTAATTGTAGTAGGAGACGTTTCAGCAGTTGCTGCTTTTTCAAAAACTCCAACACTTCATCATGATGGATTAATAGAAGGTCATAAAAATTTAACCGATGCAGTACACAAAGAAGGAAGTAAAATAGCAGCACAAATATATTATCCAGAAGTGGATCCAGATATAATAACTAATGAAATGAAAGCTAATGGTATGCCTGCAGCATTGAAGCTTCATCATAAATTATTCAATGAGTATGTAAATGAAGTAGATAAGGCAGGTATTGAAAAAATCCAGAATTTAATTGTAGATGTAGCAATAAGAGCTAAAAAAGCAGGATATGATATTCTTCAATTACATGGAGATAGGCTAATTGGTATGTTCTGCTCGCCTATTTTAAATAAAAGAACTGATGAATATGGAGGTTCATTTGAAAATAGAGCAAGATTTGTTTTAGAGGTGATGGATAAGCTTAGAGCTGCACTGCCAGATATGCCGATAGACTATAAGATGTCTATTATCAGAATGAATCCACGAAAGGGCTTCGGTGGCCCAACATTAGATGAAGCAAAAATATTAGTAAAGTGGCTAGAAGAAAAAGGTGTTAACTCCTTCCATGTAGCCCTTGCAAATCATGGAGAACTAATAAACACTATACCTTCAATGGGCATGGAGCCCTATGGATGTTTCTTGGATTTATCAGAAGAAATAAAATCAGTTGCTACAGTTCCTGTAAGTTGTGTAGGAAGGATATTAAAACCATCAATGGTTAGAGCGATATTAGATACAAATAAGGCTGATATTGTAGCATTAGGAAGACAATTAGTTGCAGATCCTAATTGGCCAGTAAAGGTTTTAGAGGGAAGAGAAGATGAAATAAGATACTGCATTATGTGTAATAAGGGCTGTGCGGATAGGCTGCTTGCACATGGAAGTATTGAATGCACAGTAAACCCAATTAATGGATTAGAGAAAGAAGTTCTAATAACTAAAGCAGAAAATATTAAGAAAGTATTAGTAGTTGGTGCTGGTGTGGCCGGACTTGAGGCAGCTTGTGTAGCGGCTGAAAGAGGACATAAGGTTATAGTATTAGAAAAAGAGGACAAACTATTTGGACAACTAAATATCGCTATGGTTCCACCAAATAAATCTGAAATGGAAAGATTAATGGAATACTATTTGAAAAAATTAGAGCTTCTTAAGGTTGAAGTTAGGACAGGCGTGGAAGCAACTGTAGATATTGTAAAAGAATTAAATTGTGATGAAATAATAATAGCAACAGGAGCAACAAAATTTGTGCCTAAATTTACTGGTATTGAAAATATGAAGGTCGTATCAGCTTGGGATGTCTTAAATGGTAAAGAAGAATTAAATGATAGAATTGCAATTATAGGAGCTGGCTTTGTGGGTATTGAAACAGCTGAATATATTGGAGAAAGAAATAAAGAAGCTTTTATAGTTGAATTAAGCGATAAAATATTAAATGGCGAAAATGTATCTAATATAAATGCTATGATGAAAAACCTTAGAGACCATAATATAGAAATATTTAAAAGTCATAAGCTTTTATCAATAGAAAAGGATTATATAAAGGTTGAACATGGAGAGGAAGTAAAAGAACTACCATGTAATATGGTAGTTGTTGCAATTGGAGCAAAACCAGAAAAGACATTATCAATTAAGCTTAATGAAGCTGGCATAAGTCATCATTTAATAGGGGATTGTAAAATGGATAATGCAAGATTAATAGGTGAGGCAATAAGAGATGGATTTAATTTAGGAGTAACATTATAA
- a CDS encoding pyridoxamine 5'-phosphate oxidase family protein → MKKGIITLLCVTIMTLSLVGCGSKADVNKGIEIEKATVDSISKASTKNFYEQSSLKGQKLVDAVNARSGSFTFATTNKDGSPNLAVFGFGMIDEKYAMAGISQNQTLENLKRNKIGVVSFYQYNASAADKLERNKGARLVIKIVEDKAKIEELKKKTEGKSNESTIFFEIVETKALG, encoded by the coding sequence ATGAAAAAGGGAATAATTACTTTATTATGTGTAACGATTATGACACTTTCTTTAGTAGGTTGTGGAAGCAAGGCAGATGTAAATAAAGGAATAGAAATTGAAAAGGCCACTGTTGATAGCATATCAAAAGCATCAACTAAAAATTTCTATGAACAAAGCTCTTTAAAAGGACAAAAGCTAGTAGATGCAGTAAACGCTAGAAGTGGATCATTTACATTTGCAACAACAAATAAAGATGGTTCACCAAACTTAGCTGTATTTGGATTTGGTATGATTGACGAAAAATATGCAATGGCTGGAATATCACAAAACCAAACTCTAGAAAATTTAAAGAGAAATAAAATAGGAGTTGTTTCTTTCTATCAATATAATGCATCAGCAGCAGACAAGCTTGAAAGAAATAAGGGTGCTAGATTGGTTATAAAAATAGTTGAGGATAAAGCTAAAATAGAAGAATTGAAGAAAAAGACAGAAGGAAAATCAAATGAAAGTACTATATTCTTTGAAATTGTAGAAACTAAAGCTTTAGGATAA